Part of the Candidatus Thorarchaeota archaeon genome, CGGCATCAGTTGACGGAATACCAAACTCATCTATGCAGGTGAGAACCACTTCGTACACGCCTGGATCGAAGCCACCAAAACCGAAGGTGATTGAAGAGCCGTCCCAGCTGCCATTTTCCTCAACTGTCCCATTTACTGAGATCTCATAGCTTGCGGGTGCATGGCTGCCTGCGTTCCACACTACGTCTACATCTGGGTCACCAGCCTCATAGGTGAAATCTGCAGGTTGGTCGATCCACGCAGCGGACATGAATGCAATCTGATTCAACCAAATCTCATAATTATCTGCATATCCTGAAGCATCAGTATCATTTACGTAAAGATCGATGAGATATGAGTTGTATAGCGTTCGGCGGTCATTCCTAAGAACCATGGACGCCATATCTGAGTCGGTTGTGTCATTGTAGCCTGCCAACGCCGTGGCATTGTCATATACAGATACTTTCTCACCTGTATAAAAGAGATCCAGACCATCCGAGATGTTGTTGGCCCCGTAATCTATTGGCATGTTGAAAATAGGATGGTCCGGTGTGTACACATATGATGTTTGAGGGGCACCGTAGGTACTGGATGCAGCTTCGAAACCAAGCAGCGGCCAGAGCCCTTCGCTCGTGTGCGCTCTTGTGAGGTAATAGGACATCAGCAAGTATGAGCCACTTTCAACATGTTTAGCCAACTCATCAAAGTAATGGGTCAACGCCCATACGGCATCAACTATAACCAAATCCCAATCCTGCCAGTAGAGTGACCTGTTCATCCAGGACCCTGAATACACAATCTGATACTCTAGGCCTAATTCATTCATAGCCAAAGCTGCTGGAGAGTTGTGGGGGTTGGTGTACACGGTTGTTCCGAGATAGTTACACATGTAGAGGATGTCTGCCTCAGATGCAGTCAGCCAGTCACCAATGTTTACTGCCAATCGTTCATTGTCGTACGTCTTGATTCTCTTATTTGTGAAGATGTTGAGGTCGGATGACAAAATGACCCTTCCTGAACCATATTCCTGAGATGCGAGGACTATGTTTCCATTATAATCGAAGATTGGACTAGCAGCTGGTCCTGTCAGATTGATGTAGCTGCGATAGCCTACGGCAATGGAACTACAACCCTCTGTCGTTGGATGAGGAGGATCTGACCGAGTCGCAGACACTTCATCTAGGACATTGTACATTCCAATGTGCATATCCAAGTTTTGAATGGTCCAGTTTATGTTATACATACCATCGTGTGGGTAGAATTCACTTCGATCTGCCAAGAGGAAAAGGCTACCTCCTTCATCTACCCAGTCGAAGAGGGCGTCTCTCTCAGCCACGGTTAGATTGAAATTCGGCCAAGCGATTATCATCATATCATAATGGGCGAGTCTATCTGAAGTGAAGTTGCCTTCTGATGACGGATAGAACTTATCAAAAATGTATGAATGGTTAACGTATGCATTGCGGAGCTGTGAATATGACTCGTTGGCATCATATACACGAGCAAGATTATCCCACGAATCGACGCATAACTGTGGATTATGACTGAGGTCATATGCGACCCTCGCCTTGGGTCTCGGTGCAAGATACTCGACAGACTTGATAATCAATTGTTCCATATCAGAATCTAACGAATAGCCATCGCCAGGAAGTTGTACTACCCTGCCTCCTTTGTAGGAGGAATCGATGGCACATCCCAAACCATATTCCGGTTCAGTGAAGTTGGATAGCAGAACTGTAACATCATCTTCAATAATCGAACTCTGGTCTCTCCACATGGGAATCCAGAAGGTAGTCCATTTGTTTGAACGCAATTGGACGGTATCATTCACCGAGTAGTCGCGTGTTATGGGATGCAGATTTGTGACATTAGTATAGTCATGG contains:
- a CDS encoding LPXTG cell wall anchor domain-containing protein, translating into MKRAIPLFMIMMFLTGFAWIPSNPAVLKAKFPGNLHDGASEISVPPTLSSSITEPESIRVAVYDEPNVTTPSYTPAYDLTNNISEVITLLEDEGYQVNSLTLDDIMSHKLTTEHYDVFIMVNNVPRENITNHVKEFWLAGGGVLSFNSAIAYLFSAGMMMPELEADPAGFYWNYKSHDYTNVTNLHPITRDYSVNDTVQLRSNKWTTFWIPMWRDQSSIIEDDVTVLLSNFTEPEYGLGCAIDSSYKGGRVVQLPGDGYSLDSDMEQLIIKSVEYLAPRPKARVAYDLSHNPQLCVDSWDNLARVYDANESYSQLRNAYVNHSYIFDKFYPSSEGNFTSDRLAHYDMMIIAWPNFNLTVAERDALFDWVDEGGSLFLLADRSEFYPHDGMYNINWTIQNLDMHIGMYNVLDEVSATRSDPPHPTTEGCSSIAVGYRSYINLTGPAASPIFDYNGNIVLASQEYGSGRVILSSDLNIFTNKRIKTYDNERLAVNIGDWLTASEADILYMCNYLGTTVYTNPHNSPAALAMNELGLEYQIVYSGSWMNRSLYWQDWDLVIVDAVWALTHYFDELAKHVESGSYLLMSYYLTRAHTSEGLWPLLGFEAASSTYGAPQTSYVYTPDHPIFNMPIDYGANNISDGLDLFYTGEKVSVYDNATALAGYNDTTDSDMASMVLRNDRRTLYNSYLIDLYVNDTDASGYADNYEIWLNQIAFMSAAWIDQPADFTYEAGDPDVDVVWNAGSHAPASYEISVNGTVEENGSWDGSSITFGFGGFDPGVYEVVLTCIDEFGIPSTDAVIATVVDTTAPDLNEPFDFEITEGETAEIEWTAEELYPSQYQVYVNSSLEESGSWEQQDLTITLEDLEVGAYNVSIRCVDESGNEATDTVWVIVNPSTGLIPGIDNQTLLLIVAGLLVLIIIALALRRRKK